The Notamacropus eugenii isolate mMacEug1 chromosome 4, mMacEug1.pri_v2, whole genome shotgun sequence DNA window GCAGGATGTCCCTTGCCCAACCACCATTAGCAACGACAGGGTGAGGGGCCACTGGGGCCCCACATGGCTTCCGCCTGCCTTGGCACTGCCACCTCATCCATGGGCACTGCCGCTTCCAGTTGCAGGAGATTGTGAGTCTTTCACAGTGCAGAAGGGTGGGGGACTCCGGGATGGGGCACCTCTCATGAGCTTGGATAGGCTCAGTCTGGACGTCCTGTACATAGGAACGGTGGGGTGAGgtgctcttttcttcctccctctgccATCTTGTCAGCGCTTGCAGGTCCCTGGACCCTCAGCGGGACATCATCCGCACAAATTCTAGGGAGCAAGAAcagatggaggagagaagaataaacagcTCCCAGACTCTCTCACTCAGATTCTGTCGGTGTCCACCCCTCTCTTTATAGGTAGTGCTCTTCCTTCCTATACCTAAGTGGTTTAGACTGAGGCAGAATGTGATTTTGGGAACATAAGCTTTCAGGGAAATGTTGAGTTACCTATAGTCTGGTAGATTTAGATACTTGAGGGCTAATAGAGTATtggacttaaaatcaggaagacctgagttcaaatctagcttcagacacttactagttttgtcactgggcaaatcatttaaccactgcctgcctcagtttcctcaactgtaaaatgggaataatattagcacctatctcccagagttgtgagaacaaaatgagataatatatgtaaagagctttgtgataataataatagctagaatttatgtagtgtttcaagatttgcaaaaacactttataaatattatctcatttaatcctcccaacaaccctgcaCATCTCACTTCTGATATATTCTGATACATTACATTCTAATCATGGGCAAGGGACTTCATTTCCCcgtgtctcatctgtaaaatgggcgtCATGATATCTACTGTACCTACTCATACGGTAGCTGTGAGGAAAgaattctgcaaaccttaaaaaatcTCAAAAACATGAATTATAGTTCTAGCACGAGCTCCGTCGATATTCCATCAGTCAATGAATGGATAGTGTCCCACTCCCTCTTTCCCAGTTCCTCAGGGAAGCCCCGCCCCCACATCGGAAGAAGCGCTCACCTTCGAAATCTACGCGCCCATCCCCATTAAGGTCCACATCCCGTATGATTTCCTCGATGTCTCGGTGACCCACTTGGTGGCCCAGTAACTTCCTCATGGCCTCCCGGAGCTCATTGGTGCTGATCTCTCCGTCACCATTGGTGTCAAACTGGAGAATAGCGGGGCGGGAGCGGGAGGAAGAGGTACTCACATCAGGAGGACCACCAGGGCTCCCCGGGAACTCCTACTCTGTGGTCTTACTAGTCATCCCCTGGAGAcaactcttccccttccttctcaatCCTCTCTATGTTCTGCTGCACCTTTTATTCCCTAGGATTTTGGCTACATCTACCCCTGATGGTCTGAGAAAGAGCATCAAGGCTTTTCGCTGATGTATCCTGGGGCCCTCACCCacctagattgtaaactctttgtgAGTAGGGATTGCTTTACTTATTTTTCATCTTGTCTCCCAGtacgtagcacagtgcctggaggatagtaagtgcttaataaacactggACTGGTTAATGGATTGGGCATCACTCACCTCTCGGAAGGCATCTCGAAGTTCCTTTACCCCAATCATATCTGCAGTTTCTGCCAGGAGTTTTGGCCCCATCAACTCTACAAAGTCATCAAAATCCACATGGCCTCCCACTGGGAAGAGAGGTCAAGGTTGGCATGAAAGACATCCAACCCCCCATGTAGCTCTGACCACCCCTGGGAATAGCCAACCCAATAATCCCATACTCACAACAGCATATACTAAGCCCAAGAGCTAAAGACCAAGTGAGAGATAGTCTCTAGCTCATGAGAAAGAGATGGATCAAGATAGTCATTTTGACAgtcggatggatggatggatggatggatggatggagagatggatGAATGACAATGTCTGGTACAACAGAGTATACCTAGATTGATGAAGACAGGCAAGGATGTAGAAATTGAAAGATACAAATGGGATTAAAGGGGAAGGGgggtgaagagaaaggaaaaattggagaaagaagaggaaaagtagaagaaaagggGTGTTTGAGAGGAGACTCACAGTTCATATTGATTTGCTGAGAGAGTTCAATCAGTTCCATCTCTGTAGGCATGTAGCCCATTGTCCTCATACAGTTACCCAGGTCCCTGCAGTTGATGTATCCATCCTTGTCTTTGTCAAATTCTTTGAAGGCTTCTCTTAGTTCTAGGAAAGGGAAGCCAAGAGGGATATTGCTAATCACCCTGGCCATCAATGACTGGGGAAACAACCTCTGGGAATCAAGAACAGCCCAAGAGCTCAAACCCTTTCCTCCTCATCCCGTTAATTATATGCCCTGGATTAAGAAAAGTACCCATTGCCATCTTGGACAGTTCTCCCAGCCTTCAATCCCTCCCCTCCAGCCCCTCTGCTGCTAACAGAGTCTGACCCTGGAGCTGTCCAGTCATTCATAGACATTTGTCCCATATCAGGTACTAAATTTCAATGACTTCtgctcattcatccatccatcgacattcattcattcattcgttcatttgacaaatattgattaagcgcctactatgtgcaaggcactgtgctcaggAGTCTGGGAACATCTCTGCCTCTCCCCACCAGTGTCCCCACCCAGGCAATCCGGGAGGACTTGGCAGCAGTTTTCACCCAAGGGGCCAAGTTTTACCTTCAATCTCCTCTGGTCGAAGCTCTCTGTCCTGCAACAAGAGAACACTCCCTGTTAGCACATGTCAGTGGCCTAGAAGAGCCAACAAGAAGGATCCTAGAGTTTCTCGGCTTCCCAGGGCCACAGAGCCCCAGGCCAATGGTAGACAACCGAAGAGAAGAGAAATCGGAAAAGGGGAATGTGCGAGACCCCTAAGCCCGCCCACAtggtttccttctctgaatcACCCAAGAGCCGAGGGCACGTTTTCCAGCCCTCCTCTGGAGGGGTGATGCACAAGACTTCCACCACCACTCCCAGTTCTGCCCCAGGCCCTCCTGCCAGGACAGGCAGGAGTAGGTACTGCTGTGACCCTCCTATCCCAGATACTGGGAGGTGGAGCTCCGCAGGTTTGCAGGGAACAGAGAGCATCCAGAAGCAAAGCACCTGCAAGGAAAACAGGATGGGGAGAAGAGTCACAACTCAGAGAGAGGAAAACAGCCCCTTcccaggagaaaggagagaggggacaCAGGACAAGAGATCCAGAGTAAGAAGGAGCCTCAGAAGCCagtgactcattttacagagcaggaaactgcaACCCAGAGAACTCATAGAAGATTATAGTCTTGGggatggaaagaaccttagagggcatctagtccaacatcctcatcttgcaaatgagggaactgaggcccagcaagtgatttgcccaaggtcacataggtaagctgagatctgaacccaggtcttttgagcCCAAACCTAGatctctttccactgtaacatactacctccaatgaagagaaagGAGCCCATAAttaggagggagaagagaagaaaggaatgaaagggatgataagaggaaagaaaggagggaagtgagAAGTCAAAAGGGTGATGGGATGGTGATGGGAGACAGGGgctagaggaaggaaaaagagtcaTGGACAAGCTCAGGGACTAAGGAAATGCACTGCTAACTGGGAGCAGTGCCCTCCATGGCCAGGGAACTTGGACAACCCGATCTCTATCCTCTTGATCGCTTTCCAAGAGACCCCATCTTCCTTCTAGCCTCCTTCTACACTGCCCCATTGTCCTACACAATTTGGAGCACCAGACATCTCCATCCCTCTAGATGATATCAAGGGCAAATGACCATGTTGTCTCCAGTCTCCAGTGCCTTGAAAGATATTCTTCTGGACTCCTCCCCACCTGACTCCACCCAGGGAGTTGGGAAAAATATGGGATGGTAGCAATAGATTCAGTGGAAGAATCCTCCCCGCACAAGGCACCAAGAAACTGCAGGGCAGAGATCTGCTAGTATTAGGTAAGCTCCCTCTCACCCACCACTGGGGCAATTGGTACCACCAACTGAATGAGACCATAGCAGAGAGAAAGCATCAATGCTCAGGTCTTTGGGATGTGGGGAGTTGCATTAAAAACTCACACCTTTGGGAGAGAGCCCAGGTTTCCATAAAGTGCAGGTATAAGCATAATGGGGATAGGCTTAGGGGGAGAATTTCCATGGGGGATAGTCACGCATGTGTAAAGGGCATTTTATCAGGATGGACACTCTATGAGCCATTTACAATCCACAGAGCTATGTGCACAGATTTTTGGAGGGGCCAATAGCTCTGGGCAAGGCTGACCACTCACCCCAGATGGGCCCCAGCATAAGGGAGCACAGATGTCCAGCATGGAGTATGGGACTCAGACCTGGAGGTGATCCATAAGGGGAAATACTAAGCTGTATCTGTAATGGGATTTCTGTTCCTATAAACATCTTAGACACCAAACTACACACAAGTGGATGAAGACATGAGGCCTATTCTGATAGCACACACGTATTCACGCTTGGTGGGCCAGCTGAAAATAACCAGGCCTATCTAATAATGTTCATTAATGAAAACAATGGACATCTTGGAGTTTACATATAGATGAGAGATGATTTCTATGGACCTTCATTGAGTAACTGAATCTGGCAGTGGGCACCTGTGGAGAGATGTTGCTTCCATCTTGAATTTCAGAAAGCAAGGAGTGTTTCTGAATGTCAACTTTCCAAAACTCTAAGCTGCAGAGGGGGTACGGACCCACACTGGTAAAGAGAAGTTCCTCTCCTGGAAGCTCTCTAGACCAATGCCATTACCAGTCCAGACCCTTTCCCTATACTCACATGCACATGTCATCTCTCTCAGGAGAATGAAAACTCCCTGAGGAGGGATCagaatttttcctttcctcatgccccttaattccagtaccttccctctgtaaATCAGttcctatataaatgcttattgatgactTAGGACACAGTGATTATGCACTCAAAGTTCTAATTCTTCAGTATCATCCTCTCGAGGATCCCACCTCAGATTCCCCTGGCCTCGAGGGCTAGAGGGAGCTATTGAACATACCTGGAGAAACAGGGGGATGGAATAAAGGAATGcgttattaaatacctactagaggccaggcactgtgctaaacacgtCACCAGTATCTCATTTGTAGAGGAACAGGATGGTGCTCGCAGCAGTGTCCGCCTATTCCTTCCTTCTCAGGTTTCCCCAGAGCATCTGGGCTAAGCAAGCAGTACACTTTTCCAACAGCATGCACAGGGCATAAGCTGAACCAGCTGGGCATTGATCCCAGCCCTAAGATCTCCCACTCTGCTTTAAAGTGTATAGATGAGTCCATGGGCTGCTCTTGGAGTGAGACCAGACCTATACACAAATGCAAGGTGGAAATGTGTGCACTCCCATGTTGAGGGCAGGAAAGGGGGCAAAGGGGAGGGTTGTATGGAAACTACAAATAATTATAGTAACCCATttctctttaaagtttacaaaagcACTTTTCTCATAACAGCCCCATGAGGTAGCTGCTAACAATAACTCACATATGTTAGGGTTGTTAGTGAGTGTTATTAACTCTGttttacagacaggaaaactgagacttagattTCTCCCTCTAGAGAATGTTATTTCTCCTTCTTTTAGAGCTGAGACAGGTTCAGTGTCTTTGTGTTCACAgcaccaggaagatctgggttcaggtcgAACTTCTGACAcaaagtagctgtgtgaccttggctagtTAATGAACTTCTCATTGTTCTGGGCAACTGTCAAGATAAGTGGCAGAGAGGGTGTTTACCTCCATTGAGGGAGAGGAAGCATCCCCACCTGGGAATTAcccataccaattaaatcacaggtcttgtCCACATCCCTATTCAAATACATACTGtcttcccagtagaatataaattctatCGTTTGTGTTTTTGGATCCTCAGTACCTAacagggtggagggagagaataaacattttattatgtgtctggcactgtgctaagtgatttacaaatattgtctcattggatcttcacagcaaccccaCCAGGCAGGTGCTGTTagccctattttacaattgaggaaactgaggcagttaagtgatttgcccaaggtcacacagttagcatctgaggctggatgagTGAgcagtcttgctgactccaggctctgtgtCACTTAGCAGCCTCAGAATTATTGTTTAGGAAATTAGTGCTGGAATACCACCCATGTGTAACAAAtatttgactgactgacttgcccaaggtcacccagttagtcAATGTTGGGCAGTCACTTCCTGTCTGCCCAAATAGTCAGTGGAGATGTGTAAGCAGGGAGTTACAGCACCAGGTGCTTACTGATTATTGGTTGATTAATGGGATAAATGAATAGATGGACAAATTTGGCCAAAGTCATCCCACTAGTCGATAATTGTGGCCACTTTCTTTCTACCCCAATAGTCACTGGAGATATGTAAGTATATAGCTTTGCTGGAGTTCTAGCAGTGGTTGCTTACTGAATATTTGtggatgtatggatggatggatggaaggaaggatagagGTATGGAAGGACAGATGGATGccaaaggtcacccagctagtaaatgtcaacaagttgtttttcttctatcTAAACACACACTGAAGAGCTCCAGTCAAATGTCTTTGCCAAGGAGTTGTGCACTGAGTATGGGTCTCCATCATCTAGCAGTCTATATATCTGTGTAGGAGGGAGAAATTCAGGTGTGTCTTGAGAATGGAAGGGGTAAGGTGAGTAAGTAACTTTACCAAATGGATTTCAGCCACAGCTGTGTGTATGGAGTGTGTGGCAGTGAGGTTTAAGACTCCCCCCTTTATCCTCGAGAGCCCTGGGTGACAGCCAGGCCTGACTTTGCCCCACCACCAGGATAACTTACGTACAGGCTGCCTGTTTTCGGCGAAACCCTTGCGCAGGAAGATACAAGCAGGGCCCAGCAGGTTGTGCATGACCGCACAGTTCTGAGCCAGCATCATAAGCGGCCCAGGGAAGTCGGCGGCCACCAGCCCTTCCTCACTCGTCTGAACGGCTGTATAGCACGTCTTCTCCTCCTGGTGGATCTTCAGCCAGCACCAAGCAAATAACACAAGAGAGGAAATTATTTCCCCAGCTGATGGGAGTCCTTCCCTAGGAGCTCCCAAAGAGACAGGCTCTCTCCTCCACAGACTTGGATGATGGGCAGGAAAAGCAGCCCAATCTCATTGCCTAGGACTCCAAGGGGCAGCTTCAAAGGAGCCCTCCATCTAGCCcaaggggagaaggagacctCCACCCCCTGCCCAAGATAAAACCAGGTACCTCTAGAAgaaattcatatacatacacacacgtgtacacatacacacatccatgtGCATGTACAGACAGAGGAGTGATTCTGTTGCAAGTACTGAGGGGTGAGGAGAGTGACCGAACccataatttcattgatatatggAATCCCCGGGTGAGGAAatgccctctaccaatgcaggttgccATCTTCTCATTTGAGAGAGTTGCCTTGAGCACTGAGATGAGATGGCTTTGCAGGGTCCACATGTagccagatcttcctggcttcaaggttatacacatatacacaggtaTGTGTTCATGCATACACATGTCCATGGACAGACACTGGCAACCTTTCACTGAGGGAGTTGGATAAGGACTGGACATGTAAtgtcattggtataaggaactcccaggtgaggaaaccccTTTCTAGGCAGGTTGGCCTCTTCTCATCATAGAGCTGCTTggagacttgcctaaggttacacagccagtatgggtcagaggtaggacctgaatccaggtcttcctggcttcaaggccagttctctgtTCACCAAGCTAAAGTGTCTCTTTtcactgagaggtcaagtgatatCTTAATCTTAACAGCACAGTGCTCGGGACTGGGGAGTAACCTCCAAATTCAAGAAACTTTGTCCTCCCACCTCTTTCAGTCACTGATTGACCCCAGTACTCATGCTGAAGCCCTTGATCTGACCTCTAAGTTAGCCCAACCCCACTTGGCAGGCCCTACCCATGACCCTCAGACAATAGTGGGGCCCAAGAAAACTGCTGCACATGGACTTGGACTCTGCCTGACCTTCTTTCTTGATCTTTGCATTTCCCTACCCCTCCCACTCTTGCTGGTTTCCTCACTCAAACCACTTCATCCCGGCCCAGCAGGCAGGAGCTCAAGGGGCTGAGAGGCTGGGGCTTCCAGCTGGCAACAGAACTTGTCCTTGCCGTATATAGCTGTGCTCCGGGGCCTGTGATGACTCCTTCTCTCCTATCTTTCCCATGCAGCTATAAAAAGTCAGAACTGCCCACTGGGCCTTCCCCCTTAGTGCAGCAACATCTAAACACCACGTTCCAGCTGTCCCCAGAATGCCAAGCATCCTCCCAGAAGTCAGAAGGGAGAGGCTGGAAACTGACCTCAACCCTCCACAACATGAACTCTTGCTCGGCTTCTGCTGATGGCATTGATCAGGTCAATTCAGGTACTGAGGGGGTGTCCTCATCCTGGCACAGTCTCCAACAGAGCCCACCCTGCAGCTAATGCCCTTCAGGTGACTTCTAGCCCTCCAGTCAGGAACCGGTGTATCCACCAAGAAGGATACTGCCCCCAATTTAGTCAAGCTCAGCTCCCACAGCTAGGGAAGGGAATGATTCCTCCCCAATTCCTCTCCATCTCAAACTCCAGTGCTGTGAAACCAAAGAGGTCTCCAGGCTCAGTTCTCCAAATACTTCCTAAGAATAAGTGATGCTACCTGAAGGTGGGGgaaatgtctttttcctttcctttctactcctagcacaatgtctggtagacactgagtgcttcataaatgttttattaTCTGTCTCAGAGGttcttgaaaattatattttaaaggagTCTGTGAaattttatgctttaaaaattgtgataactatatttcaatataacaaatttcctttgtaatcccaggcattttatttgatgaattttaaaacattattctgagaagagatccataggtttcactaagctgccaaaaaattttatgtccTGAGAAAAAATACTTAAGACTCCTAGACaagcattctctttctttctttttctctcctctccctcactctcttttctccccctctctctgtctcttcctttctgtttctctctctctcccttcctccctgtctgtctctatttgtgtttgtgtgtgtatatgtgtgtgtgtgtgtgtgtgtgtgtgtgtgtacatacatatatctctgtatgtatgtatatataggggGCGGGGAAAGAGAGTTACAAGAGTCATCCTGGGAGAGTGGAAAGGGCCTGTCCCTAGAAGGAGATCCTAC harbors:
- the CABP1 gene encoding calcium-binding protein 1 isoform X2; protein product: MGNCVKSPLRNLSRKIHQEEKTCYTAVQTSEEGLVAADFPGPLMMLAQNCAVMHNLLGPACIFLRKGFAENRQPDRELRPEEIEELREAFKEFDKDKDGYINCRDLGNCMRTMGYMPTEMELIELSQQINMNLGGHVDFDDFVELMGPKLLAETADMIGVKELRDAFREFDTNGDGEISTNELREAMRKLLGHQVGHRDIEEIIRDVDLNGDGRVDFEEFVRMMSR
- the CABP1 gene encoding calcium-binding protein 1 isoform X3, which encodes MGNCVKSPLRNLSRKDRELRPEEIEELREAFKEFDKDKDGYINCRDLGNCMRTMGYMPTEMELIELSQQINMNLGGHVDFDDFVELMGPKLLAETADMIGVKELRDAFREFDTNGDGEISTNELREAMRKLLGHQVGHRDIEEIIRDVDLNGDGRVDFEEFVRMMSR